The proteins below come from a single Mucilaginibacter mali genomic window:
- a CDS encoding pyridoxal phosphate-dependent aminotransferase, producing MPKISSKGQHMPASPIRKLTPFADKAKLDGKKVYHLNIGQPDIATPEGMLNAVKHIDFNVWAYTPSEGTLSYRKKLVSYYNKLGYNISPENIIVTVGGSEAITIAMMACLDPGDEVIIPEPFYANYNGFACESDIVVKPILSYIDNGFALPPISEFEKLITDKTKAIIICNPNNPTGYLYSADELNALKELALKYDLYLFSDEAYREFCYDGREFISPMHLDGIDEHVIVMDTVSKRYSACGARLGCMITKNKAVIAAGLKFAQARLSPGMVEQIAGEAAVDTPDSYFEAVNKEYTHRRDILVSALNKMDGVFCPNPGGAFYVVAKLPIDNADKFCQWMLESFSHNNQTVMMAPATGFYSTAGAGANEVRMAYVLNAADLQNAMTCLEEALKIYPGRTESITANAEAV from the coding sequence ATGCCAAAAATATCATCAAAAGGGCAGCATATGCCCGCATCGCCTATCAGGAAGCTGACCCCATTTGCCGATAAGGCTAAACTGGACGGCAAAAAGGTTTATCACCTTAACATCGGCCAGCCCGATATAGCCACCCCTGAGGGGATGCTGAACGCGGTAAAGCACATCGATTTTAATGTTTGGGCTTATACCCCATCCGAAGGAACGCTATCGTACCGTAAAAAATTAGTTAGCTATTATAATAAGCTGGGCTATAATATCAGTCCCGAAAATATCATTGTAACCGTTGGCGGATCGGAAGCGATAACCATTGCCATGATGGCCTGCCTTGATCCGGGTGATGAAGTGATCATCCCCGAACCATTTTATGCCAACTACAACGGCTTTGCCTGCGAAAGCGATATCGTGGTGAAACCTATCCTGTCGTATATCGACAATGGTTTTGCCCTGCCCCCTATCAGCGAGTTCGAGAAGCTGATCACCGATAAAACCAAGGCTATTATCATCTGTAACCCTAATAACCCAACCGGCTATTTATATAGTGCCGATGAACTGAACGCCCTGAAAGAACTGGCCCTGAAATATGACCTGTACCTGTTTAGCGACGAGGCCTACCGCGAGTTTTGCTATGATGGCCGCGAGTTTATATCGCCAATGCATTTGGATGGTATTGACGAGCATGTAATTGTGATGGATACCGTAAGCAAGCGTTATAGCGCCTGCGGTGCACGCCTGGGTTGCATGATCACCAAAAACAAAGCTGTTATAGCTGCCGGATTAAAGTTTGCGCAAGCCCGTTTAAGCCCTGGCATGGTTGAGCAGATAGCCGGTGAAGCCGCGGTTGATACTCCGGACAGCTATTTCGAAGCTGTTAATAAAGAATATACCCATCGCCGCGATATATTGGTGAGCGCGCTTAATAAAATGGATGGCGTGTTTTGCCCTAACCCGGGCGGCGCCTTCTACGTGGTGGCTAAACTGCCGATAGATAATGCCGATAAATTTTGCCAATGGATGCTGGAAAGCTTTAGCCATAACAACCAAACGGTAATGATGGCCCCGGCTACCGGTTTTTACAGCACAGCAGGCGCCGGCGCTAACGAAGTGCGCATGGCCTACGTTTTAAATGCCGCTGACCTGCAAAACGCAATGACTTGCCTGGAAGAAGCATTAAAAATATATCCTGGCAGAACGGAAAGTATAACAGCCAACGCTGAAGCCGTTTAA
- a CDS encoding HopJ type III effector protein, protein MNEQTDTLIKSLQNGSIAFKDVLEFIDARYQHQPTAFKNGDAYNEATQNQGSARVFSFARINELSKEDTLQLFAEHYQAVLNTPDGTDHQNIRQFMTHGWDGIVFEGEALTEKQ, encoded by the coding sequence ATGAACGAACAGACCGACACCCTTATTAAAAGCCTGCAAAACGGATCAATAGCGTTTAAAGATGTGCTTGAATTTATTGATGCCCGCTACCAGCACCAGCCAACCGCCTTTAAAAACGGCGACGCCTATAACGAGGCTACCCAAAACCAGGGCAGCGCAAGGGTATTCAGCTTTGCGCGGATAAACGAATTAAGCAAAGAAGATACTTTACAGCTGTTTGCCGAGCATTACCAGGCGGTATTGAATACCCCCGATGGTACCGATCATCAAAACATCAGGCAGTTTATGACGCATGGCTGGGATGGGATTGTGTTTGAGGGCGAAGCGTTAACGGAAAAACAATAA
- a CDS encoding outer membrane beta-barrel protein has product MKKILLLSAVMLVAGIVSAQKVNFGARLRYTDAKLMISAYGMTRHYRDLANVDPGVFADINFGKVTVEPGLLFALKGGALGGPIIGNSTDYNILNIDLQLYTLELPVNILYNIPLKPGKIFIGGGPYAGYAVSGKYKGYTTQYTSPNTVTEVSTTSTPVSFGSFPTYIKRFDFGLNGLAGFRLNNGFEINIGMGFGLANVVNKNNPAVMHNRTISAGIGYFFK; this is encoded by the coding sequence ATGAAAAAAATTTTATTACTATCAGCAGTGATGCTGGTTGCCGGCATTGTATCGGCACAGAAAGTTAATTTTGGCGCAAGGCTGCGGTATACCGATGCCAAATTAATGATATCGGCATATGGGATGACCAGGCATTACAGGGATCTGGCAAACGTAGATCCGGGTGTTTTTGCTGATATTAATTTTGGCAAGGTAACTGTAGAGCCTGGTTTGCTTTTTGCATTGAAGGGTGGCGCCTTGGGTGGCCCTATCATAGGCAACTCAACCGACTATAACATATTAAATATCGACCTGCAGCTTTACACCCTGGAACTGCCGGTAAATATATTATATAATATCCCTTTAAAGCCGGGGAAGATTTTTATAGGCGGCGGACCGTATGCCGGTTATGCGGTATCCGGTAAATATAAAGGCTATACTACCCAATACACGTCACCAAATACGGTTACGGAAGTTAGCACCACCAGCACGCCGGTTAGCTTTGGCAGCTTCCCTACTTATATTAAACGATTTGACTTTGGCCTTAATGGCTTAGCAGGCTTTCGTTTAAACAATGGGTTTGAAATTAATATTGGGATGGGCTTTGGGTTGGCAAACGTGGTAAACAAAAACAACCCCGCTGTTATGCACAACCGCACAATCAGCGCCGGGATAGGGTATTTTTTTAAGTAA
- a CDS encoding DUF1573 domain-containing protein: MKKLLILCAVVLGFTFAASAQDNQKPEFKFNEEKHDFGKIAQGKPVTTNFEFTNVGEQPLILAAVQPTCGCTIADFTKTPVKKGDKGTIKITYNAAVIAPFNKSITITSNAATPTKIISIVGEVVAAPAATSSK, encoded by the coding sequence ATGAAAAAGTTGCTTATACTATGTGCAGTTGTATTAGGTTTTACATTCGCTGCCTCGGCCCAGGACAACCAAAAGCCGGAATTTAAATTTAACGAAGAGAAACACGATTTCGGTAAAATTGCCCAGGGCAAGCCGGTTACCACCAACTTTGAATTTACCAACGTTGGCGAACAACCGTTGATCCTGGCTGCTGTACAGCCAACCTGCGGTTGCACCATTGCCGATTTTACCAAAACCCCGGTTAAAAAGGGTGATAAAGGTACTATCAAAATTACTTATAACGCTGCGGTGATCGCGCCGTTCAATAAATCAATCACCATTACTTCAAACGCTGCAACCCCTACCAAGATCATCAGCATTGTTGGTGAAGTAGTGGCAGCGCCGGCGGCAACGTCAAGTAAATAA